GCGCCGATTGAAGTGCGGGTGCGTAATCTGCCGGACGGTTTTTCGGCGACTTCAAGCGTCATTCTGCCTGGCGAGGAATCGTGTTCAATCACGCTCTGGGCAATAGACGGCGCCGAAACGACCGCATGGAATGATGACTTTGTCGTCGAAGCGCGTAGTACGATCGACGGCGAAGAAGTCGTGCGCGAATCGCATATCAATCAACTGTCTGTTGTGCGCCCCGCCGATGTGACCATCACCCAGCAGCCTGAAGTTATTCGCGTACGTCCCGGCGAAAGCGTAAAATGCACCGTGAAAATAAAACGCAGCAACGGCTTCAGCGGTCGGGTACCGATTGACGTTCGCAATCTGCCCTTTGGCGTTTACGTCATGGACACGGGGCTGAACGGTATTTTAGTAACGGAGAACGAAACTGAGCGGACGTATGAGATTTATGTGGAACCCTGGGTGGCGCCGATGGAGCGCCCGTTTTTTTCAATCGCGAGCGTTGAGACTAGTTCGCCGCTTCGCCATTGGAACGCTTCGAATACGTCAGTGCTCAAGATCGAAACACCGTTGCAGCAAGCCGCATTCAATTTGAACTAGGCGGGGTAATGATGAAACTTTTGCTATCCGTATTGGCGCCGTTTGGAATCTTGAGCGCACTGAGTTTGACTGCGCTGGCGGGTGATCCACCGACTTCATTGCCTGAACCTGCAGAAGGCGCCTTCAATTTTGTTCAAGATATTCAACCTGTTTTTGAATCGCGTTGCGTGGTGTGCCACGGCGAGAAAATGCAGAAGGGTTCATTTCGACTCGACCGCAAAGCCGACGCGTTAACAGGCGGCGGGACCGGACGGGCGATTATTCCCGGCGATAGCGCGAACAGCCCGTTGGTTCAAATGGTCGCGGGCGTTGGCGACCGTCCGCGTATGCCGATTGGCGGCGACCCGCTGAGTGAAGAACAGGTCGCATTATTACGCGCCTGGATCGACCAGGGCGCAGAGTGGCCGGACGACGGTTCATCAATGAGTCAACAACGGAGCGACGCCAACCATTGGGCGTTCCAGCCGCGAACATATCCCGAGATTCCAACCGTTAAAAATTCAAAATGGATCAGTCGCCCAATTGATGCTTTCGTCTTAGCCCAATTAGAGGATAAAGGATTTTCGCCATCGCAGCCCGCAAGCCGGGAAACATTGGTTCGCCGCTTGAATTTAGATTTGTTGGGGTTGCTGCCTTCGCCTGAGGAAATTAAAGCGTTTGTGAATGATGAACGTCCAGACGCTTATGAGCGTGTTGTTGACCGTTTGTTGGCGTCGCCGCATTTTGGCGAACGCTGGGGGCGCCATTGGCTTGATCTGGCGCGTTACGCTGATAGTGACGGCTTCGAGAAAGACCTGCCGCGACCTTACGCGTGGGTGTATCGCGATTGGGTGATTGATGCGATCAATGCAGACAAGCCTTACGATCAATTCACCATTGAGCAACTGGCGGGCGACCTGTTGCCCGAGCCGACCCAAGATCAGATCATCGCCACCGGGTTCCATCGAAATACATTGACCAATCGAGAGGGCGGCGTTGATCCTGAAGAATATCGCATCAAAGCGGTCAAAGACCGGGCTAGTACAACCAGTTCTGTCTGGCTGGGGCTGACCATGGCGTGCGCCGAATGCCACAACCATAAGTATGATCCACTCACACAAAAAGAATTTTACGGTCTGTTTGCTTTCTTTAATCAGGCTGATGAAAAAGATATCGCCGCGCCCAAACCGGCAGAGACGCAAAAGTATGAGAGCGACCACGCGGTGTTTGAAGTCGTGCATGACCGCTTGCAAGACGCGCTGAATGCTTATGACCGCAATGAGTTTCCTCGCCGCTTTGACGACTGGATGTCGCGTACTTCTCCGCCCGGTGAAAAGTGGCGGACCCTAAACGCCGTTGGTGTCGAGACGCGATCTGGCGCTGCCCATGATGTGTTGCCAGACGGCTCAATTCTGATTGGCGGCGCAACGACTGAGACCGATGAATACGTTTTGATGTTTGAAACGCCGTTGCGGACCGTCACCGCAATCGAACTTGAAACGCTTGCGCATGAGTCACTGCCGCAAAATGGTAGTGGGCGCGCCGACAATGGGAATTTCGTACTCTCTGAATTGACCGCGTCCGCGAAGCCGCTTCACAGCAGGCAAGAAGAACAAACTCTTTCGTTCGTTGAGGTCAATGCAGATACGGAACAGGAACAATGGCTCGCTCAACATGCCGTAGACGGTGATGAGAAAACAGGTTGGTCGCCGGGCGGCAATACGAAAATCAGCCGTCGTTTGGCGCTGAATATTGCTGAACCGATTGCGCACGCCAACGGATGGCAGATAACGGTTCGCATCAAGCAAGACTATGGAACGCGTCATGCTCTCGGGCGTTTTCGCGTCCTGGCGAGTTCGAGCAATGGCCCGTTGCGCACAAGGCCGTTTTCATCCGACATGCTTTGGGCGTGGCAGACAGACGCAAATGAACGGACGCCCGATCAACAGGCGATGCTGGTTGATTACTATCGCGGGATTGATCCGGTACGGAAACAGTTACAGAAATCCATTGATGAACACAAAAAGAATGCGCCGAAAAAACCAAACACAATGGCGATGGCGATGGCTCCGCATGAAGAAGGGCGGGCGTCTCATATTCACATTCGCGGCGACTTCTTGCGTAAAGGCGATGAAGTCAACTCGCATACGCCTGCGGTATTGCCCGCTTTGCAGGTAACGAAACAACAACCAACCCGGCTCGACCTGGCGCGATGGATGGTCAGTGATGAGAACCCGCTGGCCGCGCGGGTGGCAGCCAACCGCGTCTGGCAATATTTATTTGGCGAGGGGATCGTTGCAACGCCGGAAGATTTTGGAACGCGCGGCGATCCGCCCAGCCATCCGCAATTGCTCGACTGGTTGGCGAACCGTTACATTGAACTCGGTTGGAGCCGAAAGGCGTTGATCCGTGAAATTGTGACATCTTCAACTTACAAACAACAATCAGCCATTCGTGATGAACTCGTACATGTAGATGCAAAAAACCATTTGCTGGCACGCCAAAACCGCTATCGTCTCAGCGCCGAATTGGTTCGCGACATTTCGTTGCAAACCAGCGGGTTGCTCAATCGTGCGGTTGGCGGCCCCAGCATTCGTCCGCCGCTGCCTGCGGATGTTGCCGCGCTGGGGTATGCAAACTCTGTCAAGTGGACGCAGAGCAAAGGCGATGAGATTTATCGTCGCGGGTTGTACATCTTCTTTCAACGTACGGTGCCGTATCCCATGTTGATGACGTTTGATTGCCCGGATTCAAACGTCACTTGCATCCGCCGCAATCGCTCCAACACGCCGCTGCAAGCGCTCACGCTTTTGAATGACCCGGTGTTTTGGGAATGCGCGGCGTCGTTTGGAAAACAGATCGCAACAGAAATGAAGGGCGACTCTTTAGAACGAATTCGCATGGCGTTCTTTAACGCGATCGGGCGTGAACCGAATGAGCAGGAAGCCTATCGCCTCGGGCGCTTATTCAACGAATCTTATCAGATGATGCTGCAAAGCCCTGAAGACGCCGCCGTGTTGCTGGGCGATATGGAATTGAACGGCGTCCGGCCTGCCGAAGCGGCGGCGTGGGTTTCGGTCGGACGGGTATTGATGAATCTGGAAGAGTATATGACGCGGCAATAAACGGGGGCTGTACGATGAATCCATTCGATGAGTATATCAAAAAAAGCCGCCGTGATTTTCTGGCGACCGGGGCCAACGGATTAGGCGCTCTGGCGCTGGCGGCGTTGATGCGCGATGAAGGCTTGTTGGCCCATGCGGACGAGTTCCTCAACCCCCTCGCGCCGAAGCCGCCCCACTTCGCGCCCAAAGCCAAAAACTGCATCTTCATCTTTATGGCGGGCGCGCCCAGCCAGATTGACCTTTTTGATCCAAAACCCAAGTTGCAGGAACTCGACGGACAACCGCTGCCCGACTCAATGACGGAGAACGTGCGCTTTGCGTTTATCCAAAAAGAGACGGCGGTGTTGAAAGGCAGCAACCAGACATTTTCGCGGTATGGAAAATGCGGTATGGAACTCAGCAACCTGCTACCGAACCTCGGTTCGTGCGCGGATGACATCTGTCTGGTGCGTTCGCTGCATACCGAAGCGTTTAACCATCACCCCGGCCAATTAATGATGAACACTGGTGTGCCGTTTTTCGGGCGTCCCAGCATCGGTTCTTGGATCAACTACGGCCTCGGTTCCGAATCAGACAACCTGCCGGGATACGTCGTCTTGACAGCGGGGCGGGGAACCAGCGGAGGCGCTTCAAATTGGAGCAGCGGGTTTCTGCCCTCGACCTATCAGGGCGTATTGTTTCGTAATAAAGGCGAAGCGGTCTTGAATTTGAACAACCCCGACGGCGTCTCGACTACGCTGCAAGAACGCACCATGGCGGCGTTGCGCGACTTAAACCAGGAACACTACGATCACATTGGCGATCCTGAAATCGAAAGCCGCATCGCGTCGTATGAACTGGCGTTTCGTATGCAGGCCGCCGCGCCGGAACTCATCGACCTCAGCGGCGAGTCTCAGGAAACCTTAGACCAATACGGTGTCGGACGCAGCGAAGGCGGGATGGAAAAAAAAGTCGACCGCGGCGGTGGACGCGGCACCTTTAGCGCGTTTGCTTCCAACTGTTTATTATCGCGTCGTCTGGTCGAACGCGGCGTCCGTTATGTGAATATCTATCATGCGTCGTGGGACCATCACAGCAACCTCGATAACGAACTCGAGTTTAATTGTACGATGGCTGACCAACCCATTGCGGCATTGCTCAAAGACCTCAAACAGCGCGGTCTTTTAGACGAAACGCTGGTGGTTTGGGGCGCCGAGTTTGGTCGTACGCCGCTGGGCGAAAACCGCGCCGGACAGCGCGAGCCTAACACCGGGCGCGACCATCATCCCTTCGCCTATTCAATTTGGATGGCGGGCGGCGGCATACAAGGCGGGCAGGTGATCGGCGAGACTGATGAGATTGGTTGGAACATCACCAAAGACCCGATCCATATTAATGACCTTCATGCGACGCTCTTGCACCTCTTCGGTCTCGATCATGAAAAACTGACCTATCGGTATCAAGGGCGCGATTTCCGTTTGACTGATGTGGCGGGCAAAGTCGTAAACCAAATGCTGGCGTAAGAAAATAAATCTGCGGATGAAATTGTAGGGGCGCAGCGTGCTGCACCCTTTTTTAAAGGTAGACGCTGGTATCTTTTTTTAGCTCATCCGGGACTTGAGTCATTCTCTGTACTCCTCGGTGTTGTGTTCCGCTTGTCTCCGGGCGGCCTTATTGGCCGCTTCCTACGAAAGCCGCTCCACACAATCACCTGCGTCGCTTGGAGAATGTCGAGTAACAATTAGTGTCAGTGCTCGATTTTAGGTATAATTATTCTCTTCGCTTCAATTCACGCTTTCAGGCGCTCGAGGAAACACACCTACACCTTCTTTCTTTTATTTCTTTTACAATACGTGGAACAAGAAACTTTTGAAAAAATCAATTTGAGCCATAATCAATGCACTATGACTCTTGATCCCAAAACCCATAACCAGGCTCTATTGAAGTTTTGTCCGCGCTGCGGCGCTGATGCGTTACGCGCGCAATCCGAACAGCGATATGTTTGCGGCGGATGCGGGTTTGAATATTACCTGAACGTGTGCGGAACGGTGGTTGGCGTGATTCGTCATGCGGACGGGCGCTTGCTCTTCACCGTGCGCGGCAAAGACCCCGGCGCAGGGACGCTGGATTTTCCTGGCGGGTTTATTGATTTTTACGAAACGGCGGAAGAAGCGCTGCATCGGGAAATTCGCGAAGAATTGAATCTGGAAATTACCACAGATCGCTTTTTGTGTTCACAACCCAACCAGTATGTGTATAGCGGTGTGTTGTATCACACCGTTGATTTTTTCTTTTTGTGCACGGTGAACGATTGGGGCGCGATGAAATATGACGCTGAAATTCGCGACTCGCGCTTGATGAGATTAGAAGAGGTCGATCTTAGCGAAATCGGTTTTGAGTCGATCCGCCGCGGCGTGGAATGGATGCGCCAACACCGCGACGGATTGGGGCTGAAAATTTAATACATCATCCAGTCGTTTACGCTGGTGCTGTAATTAAAGTCGTCCGCGAAAATGATGTCTCCATTCACGATGACTTCAAAATTATCGTATTGAGAAGATAGGCCCGCCAGCGAACTGCCCGTGACGCCCGGGAAGCCTGACGGGCGCTGGTTGATGCTTCCGTCTTCCCATGTCATTGCAAATGGCGATTCATTCGTCCCTGTTTTTTTGATGCTGCCGTCGAGTTTGATGCCATCGACTGCCAATGTCATCGTGTACCATTCGCCGACCTGCCATGTATATTCAGAGCGGGTTCCCCAGGCGAGAAGATCGTTCAAAAAATCAACGCTGCCTTCATCATCATGAAACAAAAAGTTCAGCGCTCTGGCGCCTTCCGCCGGATCGACGCGCACCGCGACGCCGCTGCGGGCGTGGTCTACGTCTTGCCAATTCAACATGCGTACGTCGGCGCGGACGGTGTAGTTTTGGGTTGGGAGATCAAGATCAACCCAGGCGTGTTTTGGATCAAGGCCGTCTTCAGACCAACAGGTCAATACGCCGTCCGTCGCGAGCCACTCGCCAGCGCCCGTCACCCAAGGGGCGGGCAGACGCTGCGAATCTTTTGGTAGATAATTTAAGGTGTCGTCAGTGATTGCAAAGTCCACTCCGCCGCTTGAAACAATGCCGTGCAATACGGGAGTCGATGAAGGAAATGTTTCAGGCGTTTGGAGTGAATATGTCATACTGACTTCATACGTGACGCCTGAAATAGACCAAATAATCGAATTGTTGTTAATTGCAACGTCACCATGATTTGCATGGACGTCCACAAGTTCAAACCCATCTGGAATAAATTCAGACACAATTACATTTGTTGCTTCATTACTCAGCGGCGAAATTGTGATCTCAATATTTTCGATCATTGAACCGCCGCTGTAATCGCTCGACGGCAATGTACGTTTAACCGTGAAGCCCGCTGGCAGTTGAGTTCGCAAGAAATCATGGCGGTTTTCAAGGAAGAAGCGCATGGTGTTGTATGAAGTCGTGATCTGGTTGCGTCGCGAATTTCGCGTTGAGCCTGTATAGGATTCACTCAAGGCGAGGTCATCCAAAAGCAGGGTTTCTGTCTGGGTGATGATGCCGCCCATCCGTTCTAATGAGAATAAACCATTCAATGATTGAGCGACCCGGTTGACAAATTCTTCGTGCAAATTGGGGTCGGAATGAAACGGGCGTCCAATCGGCGCATCCAGGTTTCGGTTGGTCAGTTCTTGTGAACCGGGCGCGACAAGCGTCAGTGAAAAATCAATCGGCATTTTCCAATACATCGGGTCTGAATCGGTATAGCCAAAGGTTTTGTCGGTGTCCCAAGGGATGATTTCCCATTTGCCGTCTGGCGCGAGGTCGTGATAGAGAAAGATGTTATTTTTAAATCCGTCCCAATGACTGAGCAAAAACGTGACCACTTCGTAGCCCATCACTTCTTCGATATCCAGATACTTTGGCAAATCTTCAACCAGGTTTCGATTGTTGACGCGGACGTTGCGAAAGAGCTCGATGTAGTCGTCGGAACTTTCATCCATATTGGATTTTTTGCTGTATCCGCCAGGTTCGTTGTAGGCGATTTTATAGATATTCGAAGACGGATCGCGTCCGTTAATTTCTAAGAAACGCTCGTTGGGTTGCTGGACGGCAATGCGTTGGGTGTGGGCGCCGTCTTCAATAAAGCGATACCAGTCGCAGCGCGGCGTGAGTACGCCAGAGTCGCGAAAGAGGTCATAAGAAATTTGCTCGACGTGAGGCGATTGGCCGCCGGCGGTTGTGCCTTCGCGGGGCGTTTCCAAACTGATGTTTAAAGTCCGGTCGCCGCGAAATTCTTCGCCTTTGAGAAATTTTAATTTATTGCCGTTGCGCGCGTCCGTGTAACGAACCCCGTCAAATACCAGCGGGAACTCGCTGTCGAGTGGTTTGATGACGGCGGCTGAAATGGCTTTTGCATCACTTGGCAGGCTGGTCGATTCCTGTGGGAATATCCACATCAGCGGGATTTTGCTTTCGATATCATTGTCATAAACGAAGTACGATTCAAACGGTCGCGTCTCAGCAGTATGAGGTAGGCGCAACGTCTGTCCGTCAGTCAACGCCAGTTCAAGGTTGTATCGAACCAGAGTCTGGTTTGGGTGCGGGGGGATGGAGGCTTGTAAAACGCCGGAGGTGAAATTCTGGCTGATAAACGTCATCTCCGCTTGGTTTTGGTTTGGCTGGTTTGAGGCGAATAGCGACGGCGCCAACACAAAGTCGCTGCTGTTTCCTAACGAAAGGTTAAAGCCGACGATTGCCAGAGTGTTTTCACCGTTTGTAAGATAGGTTGATGCGTTTCCAATGGTGAATTCCTCAGCCTCGTTCGCTTCATGGCTGCCATCAGAGGTCGATTCATTTGTATAATTGTCAGGAGCGGATGCGCGGGCGACTTCCTGCCCGTTGAGATAGGCGATAAAGCCGTCGTCGTAAAAGATCGACAGAGTCAGTGCGCCAATTTCATTGATGTCGCTGACTGTGAAATTCCGGCGCAGATAAACAGTCGTATAATTGCCGCGCATATCATTGAGCACCGTCTCAACTTGCTCGATATCTCCATAGCCGAACCCGCCGGTCCCGGTTGCCCATGCGCTATCGTTGAAATCTGAAAGCGTCCATACCTGGTTGTTGGAAGGAGCGCTGGTCCCTTTGCTGTAACGCCAGGCGCTTCGTGATGCAACGAGAGTGTCTTTCGCCTGCTGGGATACATCCGTCTCTTCCCAGCGGAGGAGAGCGCTTTCAATTAAGTGAGGTGAATCAACGGCAAATTGAACGGTGACTTCATCACTCGAGGTTGGATGTTGAGGATTAATGTTGAAAGACTGAATCAATGGATACGGCGGCGTCCCGATCGCAGTATTCGCAGCCCCTGGCGTACCGTCGTTGCGTAACGAAGCCCGCCATGAATGATAATCGTCTGCGGGCAGGTCCCAGGCGATGCGTTCCAAACTGGGGCCGTACCCATCGGCGGCTCGCGGCCAGGGCGGATCGTCGTTATAGCGCAGACGCTCAACAATGGTTCCATCGGGGCGGGTGAGTTCAACCCATTCGCCGCCGTTGCCAAGTTTATTTTCAAACGGTCCCAAAACCTGATAGCGTTTGTTGCGCCATGTGGTATGCGAAGGAACGCGCACAACCACGAGGTAGCCATTCGCCGCGAGTTGCGTACCATTCGGGAACGTATATAAAGCGCCGGAGGTAAACTGGTAGCCGCTGAGGTCCACCGCTGCGTCGCCGGGGTTGTATAACTCGACGAATTCGCGCAGGGAACCCGCCTCATAATCCAAATCAGACGGGTCATAATGAATCTCGTTGATGACGACGTCAGCGAAGGCCGGAACGAGTAAACTACAAAAAATGATACCGAAGATAAAACTGGATTTCATGAAATAATTCATTAATGCGTATTTCCCCTAAACTTCAATTTGATAGAAAAATCACTCATCCTAATAGAATATCATACGATACTCCATAAGACGGCAAGAATTAACGGGATTGATATTTTGACCGATAAAGACGATTGTTGATCTGGATGAATGACTTGTAAATAGTTGTAAAATTTCAAATGAGTTGAAAGAATGAGCCTAAAATAGATCAGACTGATATTTAATTGTTACTCGCGCGGGGAAGAGAAATGAAATCTTGTTTATTGATATTCGTTGTTTTGATGTTGTTAGCGTCTCCGATTATTGGAACCTGTCAGCAACAGATTGTCGTTGGTCAAACGCTTACGGGCGTCCTTTCTGCTGAACAACCTGTTGCAAACTTCACCATGCCTCTCGAAGTGCGCGGGTTGTTTCAATTGCAACTTAACATTGAAGAACGCAACTTCGATATTGCGCTAGCGCTTACCAATCCTGACGGTGAGTTTGTCGCGCAAAATACCGGGCGCAATTATCCTGCGTTTCAAGGCGCCTACTTGTTACAAACGCTTGTGGATTTAGGGACCTATACGATTCAAATCAGCGCCAGCGGCATTGAAGCCCCTGTTGATTTTTCGTTTTCGGTCCATGCGCTTTCCGATACGAATACGATTGCCTTTCTCACCAAAGATTCTCCCAAGCAGGGGCTGATTGCGTCCTCCATTGAACAAGACCAATACCTCTTAGACCTCGCGCGCGGGCAAGCGGTGGTGTTAGCCGTGATGACGCCGGACTTGGTGTTGAACCCCATCATGGGCGTGTTCAGCCCGACCGGGGAACGCTTGTTTGTCGTTGATGATTTTGCGACGACCGAACCAATTGCTTTGCTCGTTGCTGAAGAGTCGGGCGTTCACACCGTCGTGGTTGCGCCCCGTTCAAACGCTGATCTCGGACCGTATCGTATTGTGGCGCATGATGCGCCCGAAGTGACCTTGGGAGAAGCAACATCGGGTGATGTGCGGACGCCTGGCGACGTGGCTGCGTTTGAACTACCGCTGCTAAAAGGCGAGGCGTATGATTTTATCGCGACTGGCGTGGATGGCCTGGAATCATCGCTGATCTTGATGGAAGCCTCCGGTAATTTTATCACGCTTGCCGACCCGGATGTCGATGAACCGACCACTACCGTATTGCCTGGATTTACGCCGGTGCGCGACGAAAGCCTCTTTATGTTGGTCATTGGCGCCGAGCATGAAAACACCGGACTGTTTGATTTTGAAGCGCGGCCTTTAGAAGATGAAAACGATGATCGCTGGCTCACTGTCGGCGAGACGGCGACGACCGTCATTGGCCCCGTCGGCGATGTGGACCGCTATAAGATTCAGGTTGACTCCGGGCGTGATTACTCATTACTCGCGTTGAGTATTTGGCATTTGTTGGACCCTAGCCTGCGGGTATTGAACGAAAATAACGAAGAAGTGTTCTTTAATGACAATGCGGTCTTGAGCACGGATTCGTTGTTAAGCGGAATCCAGTTCCCCGCAGCGGGCGAGTATGTGATTGAAATTGCTGGCTCGCCAAATCAACCCAACGCCCAAGCGCAAACCGGCGTTGCGGCGATTTCGTTCGCAACCGGAGCGCCGTTCGATAACGCTCCGCCTGCCATGAATGATCCCGCAGCGGTTGTGACCTATGCAGACGGGAACGTGCATGTCATGTTGCCGGACGGCTCGGTCTTAGATGACACCATGCCAGTGAACGCAACTGTAATCGTTGATAAAACCCAAGCGAGCGGCGAAGGGACGTTTGAACAAGATGGCTTCGCCATGCTCGAAGCGCCTGCGAACGATGGCGACATCGTGTTTGTGAAATTGCGCGATACGTCGGATGCGCAAAATGAGTATCTATCGCCCGCGTTGCCGGGTCCGACGCGCCTGGCGCAAATCAATGGGACGCCGTTTGCCGTCGCCGTTGATGACGCAAATAAGATATATCTCACGGAGTCCGCCAGCGGGCGCATCATTACCATTTCTCAAAGCGGACGCATTGAGGTCGCGGTCGGCGACTTGCCGACCAGCGGCGGTTCGTTTGGACCGAATGGATTGGCGTTTGACCACGACGGCGCGCTTCACTTCTGCAACGCCGCCGATGGCACGGTAAAAAAATTGCTGGGAACCCAAACGGAGATCGTCGTTGATGGGTTGAATTTTCCCACTGCGATTGCATTTGATGAAGCGGGGACGCTGTTTGTTGCGCAAAGAGGCAGCGACGTTATTGAAAAGGTGTTTCCAAATGGCGACCGTTCGGTGATTGTCTCGACGGTGCGCAACCCTAACGCCTTGGCGTTTGGCCCCGACAACTTGCTTTACTTTGGCAATGACGAAGACGGGCAAAGCAACATCTATCGACTTGCGTCTGACGGCAGCGTTGAAGTGTATGCGGATGGGGTCGCATCAGCCGTTGAGAGTATGGCGTTTGATCGCGATGGATATTTATATGTCGCCGATGGAACGCCGGGGTTTCTTTATCGCATCGCGCCGGATGGTGAAACGGTTGTGTTTACGCGCGGCCTTTCGGGCGCGGTGGGGATGGCGTTTGGTCACGGAGAATTTGAGACTTCAATTTTCGCTGCTAATATGGGGCTGGCGCCTGACAGGCGTTATCCCGGTGAAGTGATCCGCATTCCAACGGGGCGGCCTGGAATCGAACTGCCGTTTGCGTCAATTCCCGATTGGATGCTGATGGAATAAACCGTCGCGTAGGATGATTGAATGCTCGTCTGTCCCAATTGTAATAAGGAGTTGAAGAAGGGGCGGCATCCGCACGGCGTGATTTGGGGCTGTAAGCATTGCGGCGGTCGGGCGGCGTCGCTTTCGCTCTTACGAAAATCCATCGATAAAAAAACCATCAACCAAATCTGGCTGCGCGCGTCAAACGGCGTGGGGGTCGAAGGGAAACGCTGCCCCAGCTGCACAAAACGCATGGCGCAGTTTACGCCCAACATCCCCGGCGTCCATTGGAAACTGGATTGCTGCGAGCCATGCCAGATGTTCTGGTTTGATGCGGGTGAATTTGAAGACATGCCCGGCATTCCCCCTCCACCGCCTGCGCCCGACCCCAATGAGGGCGTTCCAGAAAAAGCGCGTGAAGCGATGGCGCGCATTCAATTGAAACATATCAAAGACGATGCAGACAATCGTCAAACCTCGCCAGAAGAGGGCTGGAAGTTTATCCCCGCTATTTTGATGTTGCCCGTCGAGTTTGATACCAACCCGCTTCATCATTGGCCTTGGCTGACCTGGTTGATTTTTGCTTCGATTATTTTGGTATTTGCGCAGACGGTTTCAAATTTAGGCCCCATTGTTGATTCGTATGGGTTTCTTCCATTGGATGCGTTTCGGCTTGCGGGATTGACGGTGATTACGTCCTTCTTTTTGCATGGCAGCCTGTTGCATTTACTTGGGAACGCCTACTTTTTGCTGATATTCGGCGATAATGTTGAAGATTATGTGGGCAAATGGTTGTTTGGATGTTTGATTTTATGTTCAATTTTATTAGGCACTTGCGTCCATGCGCTGTTTGATCCGAACCCCGATATTCCCAGTATCGGCGCCAGCGCGGGCATTTCAGGCATTTTGGCTTTTTATGCGATGCAGTTTCCCCGAATTCGCGTAGGAATTTTGGTCTATTTTCATTGGGCGCGCATTCCTGTGATGAAAATGTTGATCGTGTGGTTTGTTCTTCAATACATCGGCGCCCTGTATCAAATCGCAGGTGCGTCTAAAGTATCTGCCCTGGCCCATTTGGGCGGGGCTGTTGCCGGTTTGGCTTTTTGGTATTTCTTAAATTACTTTCACCAGAAACAATCGGACATATACCAAGAATTTTCGTGATATACTAACGTGTTGACCTATAGGGAATGTTGGATAAAGATTTATCCCATTCGTTTTTGATGCTCATCCAATAAAGATTAATCATTAAAGAACAGGTGTTTCATGGTTCAAATTTGCACAGTCTGCCATCGCGTGAATGTTGATGGCAAATGGATAAATGGCGTTCCGCCTATCGGCAAGGTCTACCCGACGATATGCCCGGATTGCACTGAGGGCGGCGAAGAAACTGCAAGTGACGATTCAAACCGCATGGCAATTTCACAGAACAAGTGGGCGCAAAAAAAATAAGCCAATTGCTTTCGTAGATTCGCGTATTTGGTATCTGCGCTTTCCTCTTTCATCGAAAAGACGCGCCTTTGGTCTGCGTCATTGCAGGCTTGGTGCGCTTTAATATCTGATGTAACTCTCTCCTGGAAATGCATCATTCATCCATGACCTCGCCAAAATTCTACGTTGA
This genomic interval from Candidatus Hinthialibacter antarcticus contains the following:
- a CDS encoding CotH kinase family protein, coding for MNYFMKSSFIFGIIFCSLLVPAFADVVINEIHYDPSDLDYEAGSLREFVELYNPGDAAVDLSGYQFTSGALYTFPNGTQLAANGYLVVVRVPSHTTWRNKRYQVLGPFENKLGNGGEWVELTRPDGTIVERLRYNDDPPWPRAADGYGPSLERIAWDLPADDYHSWRASLRNDGTPGAANTAIGTPPYPLIQSFNINPQHPTSSDEVTVQFAVDSPHLIESALLRWEETDVSQQAKDTLVASRSAWRYSKGTSAPSNNQVWTLSDFNDSAWATGTGGFGYGDIEQVETVLNDMRGNYTTVYLRRNFTVSDINEIGALTLSIFYDDGFIAYLNGQEVARASAPDNYTNESTSDGSHEANEAEEFTIGNASTYLTNGENTLAIVGFNLSLGNSSDFVLAPSLFASNQPNQNQAEMTFISQNFTSGVLQASIPPHPNQTLVRYNLELALTDGQTLRLPHTAETRPFESYFVYDNDIESKIPLMWIFPQESTSLPSDAKAISAAVIKPLDSEFPLVFDGVRYTDARNGNKLKFLKGEEFRGDRTLNISLETPREGTTAGGQSPHVEQISYDLFRDSGVLTPRCDWYRFIEDGAHTQRIAVQQPNERFLEINGRDPSSNIYKIAYNEPGGYSKKSNMDESSDDYIELFRNVRVNNRNLVEDLPKYLDIEEVMGYEVVTFLLSHWDGFKNNIFLYHDLAPDGKWEIIPWDTDKTFGYTDSDPMYWKMPIDFSLTLVAPGSQELTNRNLDAPIGRPFHSDPNLHEEFVNRVAQSLNGLFSLERMGGIITQTETLLLDDLALSESYTGSTRNSRRNQITTSYNTMRFFLENRHDFLRTQLPAGFTVKRTLPSSDYSGGSMIENIEITISPLSNEATNVIVSEFIPDGFELVDVHANHGDVAINNNSIIWSISGVTYEVSMTYSLQTPETFPSSTPVLHGIVSSGGVDFAITDDTLNYLPKDSQRLPAPWVTGAGEWLATDGVLTCWSEDGLDPKHAWVDLDLPTQNYTVRADVRMLNWQDVDHARSGVAVRVDPAEGARALNFLFHDDEGSVDFLNDLLAWGTRSEYTWQVGEWYTMTLAVDGIKLDGSIKKTGTNESPFAMTWEDGSINQRPSGFPGVTGSSLAGLSSQYDNFEVIVNGDIIFADDFNYSTSVNDWMMY
- a CDS encoding rhomboid family intramembrane serine protease, with translation MLVCPNCNKELKKGRHPHGVIWGCKHCGGRAASLSLLRKSIDKKTINQIWLRASNGVGVEGKRCPSCTKRMAQFTPNIPGVHWKLDCCEPCQMFWFDAGEFEDMPGIPPPPPAPDPNEGVPEKAREAMARIQLKHIKDDADNRQTSPEEGWKFIPAILMLPVEFDTNPLHHWPWLTWLIFASIILVFAQTVSNLGPIVDSYGFLPLDAFRLAGLTVITSFFLHGSLLHLLGNAYFLLIFGDNVEDYVGKWLFGCLILCSILLGTCVHALFDPNPDIPSIGASAGISGILAFYAMQFPRIRVGILVYFHWARIPVMKMLIVWFVLQYIGALYQIAGASKVSALAHLGGAVAGLAFWYFLNYFHQKQSDIYQEFS